Proteins encoded together in one Vibrio metoecus window:
- a CDS encoding DASS family sodium-coupled anion symporter: protein MFSSSNLKLLALLAFGGLLWFMPVPDGLEPKAWQMMIVFITTVLSLILAPLPLGAMALMGLCATVLLGILPIKAALSGFSDPTIWMIAAAFFISRGFISTGFGRRVGYWFISKLGHNSLGLAYGLVLTDLLFAPATPSTTARCGGIIAPLFRSVAAAYDSDPEKGTQNRIGAFLVQCIFQCNAITCAMFLTSMAGNPLAAKFAAEQGVTITWGGWALAAIVPGLVCLFVIPLAMYTFFPPELKKTPEMRTIASKNLADMGKMSRDEWMVCITFLGMVTLWVLGPTLGIHATVTALMGMLFLLLTKAITWDAVLGEKEAWHTITWFAVLVMMAGELNKLGFISWFGSMIGESLAGYGWIATLGILLLVYFYSHYLMASAMAHISAMYSAFLAIAIAAGAPAMLAAIVLGIFSNLYMSTTHYSSGPAPILFGAGFHSLKQWWKIGFVFTLIVIPIFFFIGGAWWKVIGLW from the coding sequence ATGTTCTCATCAAGTAACCTAAAGCTACTCGCCCTACTCGCATTTGGTGGGCTTTTGTGGTTTATGCCTGTCCCCGATGGGCTTGAACCAAAAGCATGGCAAATGATGATCGTGTTTATTACCACGGTTCTTAGTTTAATTCTCGCCCCGTTACCCCTTGGTGCCATGGCATTGATGGGGCTATGCGCTACGGTGCTTCTCGGGATTTTACCGATCAAAGCGGCACTGTCTGGCTTCTCCGATCCCACCATTTGGATGATCGCCGCTGCTTTCTTTATTTCACGAGGCTTTATCAGTACCGGTTTTGGTCGCCGAGTCGGTTACTGGTTTATCTCCAAGCTCGGCCACAACTCGCTTGGGTTAGCTTACGGCTTAGTGTTAACTGATTTGCTGTTCGCTCCCGCAACCCCCAGTACCACGGCTCGCTGTGGTGGTATTATTGCGCCACTGTTTCGTTCGGTTGCCGCCGCCTACGATTCCGATCCCGAAAAAGGAACGCAAAACCGTATCGGCGCCTTTCTGGTGCAATGTATTTTCCAATGCAATGCGATCACCTGTGCCATGTTCTTAACGTCAATGGCGGGCAATCCTCTCGCCGCAAAATTTGCTGCCGAGCAAGGTGTCACTATCACTTGGGGCGGCTGGGCTTTAGCCGCGATTGTCCCAGGGTTAGTTTGCTTATTCGTGATCCCATTAGCTATGTATACCTTTTTCCCACCCGAGCTGAAGAAAACCCCTGAAATGCGCACCATCGCGAGCAAGAACCTCGCCGATATGGGCAAAATGAGTCGTGATGAATGGATGGTGTGCATCACTTTCCTTGGCATGGTAACGCTTTGGGTTTTAGGACCGACATTAGGCATCCACGCAACCGTGACTGCGTTGATGGGTATGTTGTTCTTATTGTTAACTAAAGCCATCACGTGGGATGCCGTATTAGGCGAGAAAGAAGCCTGGCACACCATCACTTGGTTTGCCGTATTAGTGATGATGGCGGGTGAACTGAACAAGCTCGGATTTATCTCATGGTTTGGTAGCATGATTGGTGAGTCGCTCGCCGGTTACGGTTGGATTGCCACTTTAGGCATCTTGCTTCTGGTCTATTTCTACAGTCACTACCTCATGGCAAGTGCGATGGCACATATCAGTGCAATGTATTCTGCCTTCCTTGCTATCGCGATTGCGGCCGGTGCTCCTGCCATGTTAGCGGCGATTGTGCTTGGTATTTTCAGCAACTTGTACATGTCAACCACGCACTACTCTTCAGGACCTGCTCCGATCTTGTTTGGTGCCGGATTTCATAGCCTTAAACAGTGGTGGAAGATTGGCTTTGTGTTCACCCTTATCGTCATCCCGATTTTCTTCTTCATCGGTGGAGCATGGTGGAAAGTGATCGGCTTGTGGTAA
- a CDS encoding methylated-DNA--[protein]-cysteine S-methyltransferase yields the protein MTHFTYYESVLGRVTLQANQQGLLGVWFTTQTTQPEHLGTYTEECPILNNAIQQLDEYFSGQRTQFELPLAANGTAFQQSVWHALCKIPYGESWSYQQLAEAIGNPKAVRAVGLANGKNPISIIVPCHRVVGKSGKLIGYAGGLERKAFLLELEQRK from the coding sequence ATGACCCACTTTACTTACTATGAATCTGTCCTTGGACGCGTAACACTACAAGCCAATCAACAGGGATTGCTTGGAGTATGGTTTACCACCCAAACCACTCAACCTGAGCATTTAGGCACCTATACGGAAGAATGTCCTATACTTAACAACGCGATACAACAATTGGATGAGTATTTTTCAGGTCAGCGTACTCAATTTGAGTTGCCCCTTGCTGCCAATGGTACGGCGTTTCAGCAATCGGTTTGGCACGCACTATGCAAGATTCCTTATGGAGAAAGCTGGAGTTATCAGCAGTTAGCAGAAGCGATCGGTAATCCTAAGGCGGTGAGAGCGGTTGGGCTTGCGAATGGTAAAAACCCAATTTCGATCATTGTTCCTTGTCATCGAGTCGTTGGCAAAAGTGGCAAACTGATCGGCTATGCTGGCGGTTTAGAGCGTAAAGCCTTTCTGCTGGAATTGGAGCAGCGAAAGTAA